The following are encoded in a window of Mycoplasmopsis verecunda genomic DNA:
- a CDS encoding IS30 family transposase: protein MDSLNDNEINKIHKDINKLREQNITHFNIEKLAIMFKNFATHETLNDISKTMNVSAKVLKQNLKLAMWDDTAEDSYKFCSNCKNRLTTIFKVSHREWVQLKMQNVQNPVQQIHENTISKWDDIVRFWRFWSKQHRIVKRKLSKGILLSDNEKKFEPLISVTTFLDYYKEQLKDKNALYLRHKLFITLWIKNMLKMLISLFLFWNQKRYFKNLIEINYVARRKKPKGVQSKKINFGISIHLAPLTIRNREEFGHYEMDTVILNLRAKYCILTLLERKTRMLFGILTRRDADSIKESLLKLINHHNLTILSLTIDNGSENVKLNEIREIPVIYKCDTYSSWQKGSIENAHKKIRNFLPKGKFPRYVNFEYISQMFNAINDQYRDFIDDKTGRIIRLKTSKYFNSFV, encoded by the coding sequence ATGGATTCACTAAATGATAACGAAATAAACAAAATCCATAAGGACATAAACAAACTCAGAGAGCAAAATATAACTCATTTCAACATCGAAAAGCTAGCTATTATGTTTAAAAATTTCGCAACACATGAAACACTGAATGATATTTCAAAAACAATGAACGTATCAGCTAAAGTTCTCAAGCAAAATTTAAAACTAGCTATGTGAGATGACACAGCAGAAGACTCATACAAATTTTGCAGTAATTGTAAAAATAGACTAACAACAATTTTTAAAGTTTCACATCGTGAATGAGTTCAGCTCAAAATGCAAAATGTTCAAAATCCAGTTCAACAAATTCATGAAAACACAATTTCAAAATGAGATGATATTGTTCGCTTCTGAAGGTTTTGAAGTAAACAACACAGAATCGTTAAGAGAAAATTATCTAAAGGTATTTTACTTTCAGATAATGAAAAGAAATTTGAACCACTAATATCAGTAACGACATTCTTGGATTACTATAAAGAACAATTGAAGGATAAAAATGCTTTATACCTACGCCACAAGCTTTTTATTACTTTATGGATTAAGAATATGTTAAAGATGTTGATTTCTCTATTTTTATTTTGAAATCAAAAGAGGTATTTCAAAAATCTAATTGAGATAAACTACGTGGCAAGAAGAAAAAAGCCTAAAGGAGTGCAATCTAAGAAAATTAACTTTGGTATTTCTATTCATCTCGCACCATTAACAATTAGAAACAGAGAAGAATTTGGACATTATGAAATGGACACAGTAATTCTTAATTTAAGAGCTAAATATTGCATTCTTACCTTGCTAGAAAGAAAGACAAGAATGTTATTTGGGATATTAACTCGGCGAGATGCAGATTCAATAAAAGAATCACTTCTTAAATTGATTAATCATCACAATTTAACCATTTTATCTCTAACCATAGACAATGGTTCGGAAAATGTGAAGTTAAATGAAATAAGAGAAATTCCTGTTATTTACAAGTGCGATACATATTCATCATGACAAAAAGGAAGCATAGAAAATGCTCATAAAAAAATCAGAAACTTTCTACCAAAAGGCAAGTTTCCGAGATATGTTAATTTTGAATATATTTCACAAATGTTCAACGCAATAAATGATCAATATCGTGATTTTATTGATGATAAAACAGGCAGAATAATCAGGTTAAAAACTTCTAAATATTTCAACAGTTTCGTCTAA
- a CDS encoding SGNH/GDSL hydrolase family protein — MEQNKTLSTTIINNYMKNKSPFFIDKTKKIKYVAIGDSVTAGFDGTLARDYPGEMQNDEIIGISYPAFLARLLNQDNRVEAFINYSASGSRIADWIKMLELNYDNSNNDLPDWDDVDRAFRVNKGGAKQIVASAIKELKQANLVTILIGANDFFYLFFKAAAKSKPFELIQELNNKSPDYQKICDYIVDISKSIIPEIEKRLYALLSKIRDFAPVANINIIAYPMSLSVLKPALDDFFSSVLSCENKNPIQIIFNQLNGVMYKVASELSLTVINPYNEQYWVQNSTKLTSFYFDVHPNTIGYKKMAMDIYLKLVTPSRNVSNYYPYIDFTQQYLDSDLNLNWEIQANEDNDIVLGKTTDDYLHKYIPFVAKIDRTRNLKNYGERLIRLSQTFKNITKEVMIGLTTNQSFAKIDPNFELKDLILKNEDDLLNNDMEKVVNSGLIQNLLADFQKELVKLEQKDQLEIWNFKYALKKSLLKSENFFNSIRLVSGSNFLEKNYRELKIILAKIVNKLFKENTTTVINWITLFISPFAKHLGIKSNNIKKLLALIIPNERFIQIAHITVNLFVDNSDNLKNVKSYDELVNVFIYDEETIKKIANILSELIYEVLNNHTTKNIITDIFWNILTENNYQNNISKEQLEKVMVEISEDLSFIKSAMFKEVTSTFLKSFIFNLNKYGIENFEKAFIESIILIFEYLENNTSVDEKFSKDNIIKKTAGSKVIYNNKIFFRQLVRNILNKTSNGSLIDEFTNFIPIKHENLPAILEKYINICLSNYGEVVSKSASVILIDQLNEELGFKFNQDSDYDLFNEAIKAVLKSIKNTQELQIIIEKSVKLITNTDFSQSPNKLMLIINLLVKSFFSILTDKEGKISVNEIFNKTIFIKKILNNIEPQLYARFINRLFEVSNKEQMSGIYAILNLILSLPDNYHPNANTETKFSIKQKVSLAQNKIKKVMELNSHIVIDVPVYKIIPKLKKFMGVIFEPLFINLIKQNKTINNQDIINYKNTDGYKALYRFTTTILWILKDKINNRYLFWNASSFNLEKIFLDGTEIGFNNALNKFNHIFDTLNNDSKFACGAKYNSKSYNFEFITGNRSTWTTYKNYWPDQLLAYLHYNKQFVNNKVTINGWTIDKYSGNLMVEVLLNS; from the coding sequence ATGGAACAAAATAAAACATTATCAACAACAATAATTAATAATTACATGAAAAATAAATCACCATTTTTTATTGATAAAACTAAAAAAATTAAATATGTAGCTATTGGTGATTCAGTTACTGCTGGATTTGATGGAACACTTGCACGTGATTATCCAGGAGAAATGCAAAATGATGAAATTATTGGTATTTCTTATCCTGCATTTTTAGCTAGATTACTAAATCAAGATAATCGTGTCGAAGCTTTTATTAACTATTCAGCATCAGGAAGTAGAATTGCTGATTGAATTAAAATGCTTGAACTTAATTATGATAATTCAAACAATGATTTACCTGATTGAGATGATGTAGATAGAGCATTTAGAGTTAATAAAGGCGGAGCTAAACAAATTGTAGCAAGCGCAATAAAAGAATTAAAACAAGCTAATTTAGTAACTATATTAATTGGTGCTAATGATTTCTTCTATTTATTCTTTAAAGCAGCTGCTAAATCAAAGCCATTTGAATTAATACAAGAATTAAATAATAAATCACCTGATTATCAAAAAATATGTGATTATATTGTTGATATTTCAAAATCTATAATTCCTGAAATTGAGAAAAGATTATATGCTTTATTATCAAAAATTAGAGATTTTGCTCCAGTAGCTAATATTAATATTATTGCTTATCCTATGTCCTTAAGTGTGCTTAAACCAGCACTAGATGATTTCTTTTCTTCAGTATTAAGCTGTGAAAATAAAAATCCAATTCAAATTATTTTTAATCAATTAAATGGTGTTATGTATAAAGTAGCATCCGAGCTTAGTTTAACTGTCATAAACCCTTACAATGAGCAATACTGAGTGCAAAATTCAACCAAACTAACAAGCTTTTATTTTGATGTACATCCTAATACAATTGGTTATAAGAAAATGGCTATGGATATATATCTTAAGTTGGTAACTCCATCAAGAAATGTTTCTAATTATTATCCTTATATCGATTTTACACAGCAATATCTAGACTCTGACTTGAATTTAAATTGAGAAATTCAAGCTAATGAAGATAATGATATAGTGCTAGGTAAAACTACCGATGATTATTTACATAAATATATTCCATTTGTCGCTAAAATAGATCGTACAAGGAATTTAAAAAATTATGGAGAAAGATTAATACGTCTTTCACAAACATTTAAAAACATTACAAAAGAAGTTATGATTGGTTTAACTACAAATCAATCATTTGCAAAAATAGATCCTAATTTTGAATTAAAAGACTTAATTTTAAAAAACGAAGATGATTTATTAAATAATGATATGGAAAAAGTCGTAAATTCAGGATTAATACAAAACTTATTAGCTGATTTCCAAAAGGAATTAGTTAAATTAGAACAAAAAGATCAACTTGAAATATGAAATTTTAAATATGCATTAAAAAAATCATTATTAAAAAGTGAGAACTTCTTTAATTCTATTAGACTAGTATCTGGAAGTAACTTTTTAGAGAAAAATTATCGTGAACTTAAAATTATATTAGCAAAAATTGTTAATAAATTATTTAAAGAAAATACCACTACTGTTATTAATTGAATTACATTATTTATTTCTCCTTTTGCAAAACATCTTGGTATTAAAAGCAATAATATTAAAAAGTTATTAGCTTTAATTATTCCTAATGAACGATTCATTCAAATAGCACATATTACAGTTAATTTATTTGTTGATAATTCTGATAATTTAAAAAATGTTAAATCATATGATGAATTAGTTAATGTTTTTATTTACGATGAAGAAACTATTAAGAAAATAGCTAACATCTTATCAGAATTAATTTATGAAGTGTTAAATAATCATACAACTAAAAATATAATTACTGATATTTTCTGAAATATTTTAACTGAAAATAATTATCAAAATAATATTTCTAAAGAACAATTAGAAAAAGTTATGGTTGAAATTTCCGAAGATTTAAGCTTCATAAAAAGCGCAATGTTCAAAGAGGTTACATCAACATTTCTAAAAAGTTTTATTTTCAACTTAAATAAATATGGTATTGAAAATTTTGAAAAAGCTTTTATCGAAAGTATTATTCTAATATTTGAATATCTTGAAAATAATACTAGTGTAGATGAAAAATTTTCAAAAGATAATATTATTAAGAAAACAGCAGGTAGCAAGGTTATTTATAATAACAAGATATTTTTTAGACAATTAGTTCGTAATATCTTAAATAAAACTTCAAATGGTAGCCTAATTGATGAATTTACCAACTTTATTCCAATTAAACACGAAAATTTACCTGCTATACTTGAAAAATATATAAATATCTGCTTATCCAACTATGGTGAGGTTGTATCAAAATCAGCATCTGTTATTTTAATTGATCAATTAAATGAAGAATTAGGATTTAAATTTAATCAAGATTCTGATTATGATTTATTTAATGAAGCAATTAAAGCTGTACTAAAATCAATAAAAAATACTCAAGAGTTACAAATAATAATTGAAAAATCAGTTAAATTAATAACAAATACAGACTTTTCTCAATCACCTAATAAGTTAATGTTAATAATAAATCTATTAGTTAAATCCTTCTTTAGCATTTTAACTGATAAAGAAGGCAAAATCTCAGTTAATGAAATTTTTAACAAAACTATTTTTATTAAAAAGATATTAAATAATATTGAACCTCAACTATATGCAAGATTTATTAATAGGTTATTCGAAGTGTCTAATAAGGAACAAATGAGCGGTATTTATGCAATATTAAATCTCATCTTATCTCTTCCAGATAATTATCATCCGAATGCTAATACAGAAACAAAATTTAGTATTAAGCAGAAAGTTTCTTTAGCTCAAAATAAAATTAAAAAAGTTATGGAACTTAATTCACATATTGTAATAGATGTTCCTGTTTATAAAATTATTCCTAAATTAAAGAAATTTATGGGAGTAATATTTGAACCATTATTTATCAATTTAATTAAACAAAATAAGACAATAAATAATCAAGATATTATTAATTACAAAAATACAGATGGATATAAAGCTTTATATAGATTTACCACAACTATACTTTGAATATTAAAAGATAAAATTAATAATCGCTATTTATTCTGAAATGCCTCTAGTTTTAATCTAGAAAAAATCTTTTTAGACGGAACTGAAATCGGATTTAATAATGCATTAAATAAATTTAATCATATATTTGATACCCTAAATAATGATTCTAAATTCGCTTGTGGGGCAAAATATAATTCAAAAAGTTATAATTTTGAATTTATTACCGGTAATCGTTCAACATGAACTACATACAAGAATTATTGACCAGATCAACTACTAGCATACTTACATTACAATAAACAATTTGTGAATAATAAAGTTACTATTAATGGGTGAACAATAGATAAATACAGCGGTAATTTAATGGTAGAAGTCTTACTTAATTCTTAG